From Marinobacterium sp. LSUCC0821, a single genomic window includes:
- a CDS encoding cytochrome b, which translates to MKVKHYSTGLSLLHWLVAIMFAASYVISDGMPKYFDQHLENIDVSGQWVANFHVYAGLAFIAVVIIRLIVRLISQKPEPIESSDSLLNKVATGTHHLLYLLMFLVPVAGVIGWYEKITIFGDIHVFLMNLMLALVGLHVGAAIYHQVILKDGILSRISLFNSEK; encoded by the coding sequence ATGAAGGTTAAACACTACTCAACAGGCCTTTCTCTTCTACATTGGCTAGTGGCAATTATGTTCGCGGCAAGTTATGTCATCAGTGATGGCATGCCAAAATATTTTGATCAACATTTGGAAAACATTGATGTCAGTGGACAGTGGGTCGCCAACTTCCACGTCTACGCAGGACTCGCCTTTATTGCGGTAGTAATAATTCGATTGATCGTGAGGCTTATTTCACAAAAACCGGAACCAATAGAGTCATCTGATTCGCTTCTTAACAAAGTAGCGACTGGGACACATCACTTGCTCTATCTGTTGATGTTTCTAGTGCCGGTTGCCGGAGTGATTGGGTGGTATGAAAAGATTACGATCTTTGGAGATATCCACGTATTTTTGATGAATCTAATGTTGGCCCTAGTGGGGCTGCATGTCGGGGCGGCAATATATCATCAAGTAATACTTAAAGATGGGATACTCTCACGTATCTCTCTGTTTAACAGTGAAAAATGA
- a CDS encoding ABC transporter permease codes for MSHSVSYLVTKQSLSSLLKQPIVHIFALLFVSLVLMSAYLGWSATSTVNAIYQDAVVYLQSTGGAIPSNPVTQQSSLGLLRNMTIYISLIGALASIVVGYQLIATDRKSGVVPLIGTRIGQSLSYLLGKVSALAVVLGTIILISALIAVITLALLPAIQVSSSQWLKLVEFFACAYLYLLFFGFVSIASSATSRVESVALLIPVTLWLTFTFVFPELTSSIHSTAAINPISSLVAVPDSAFFHFTSSLLGPISLTESFKTLGAYFLEYQVSGEAFPRGALLSLVGLTIASGCIAAFGVLTLKLEKGEFDV; via the coding sequence ATGAGTCACTCGGTCTCGTATTTAGTTACTAAGCAATCACTCAGCTCACTGCTGAAACAACCGATTGTCCATATCTTTGCGTTGTTGTTTGTTAGTTTGGTTTTGATGTCAGCCTACTTAGGCTGGTCTGCAACATCGACAGTTAATGCTATCTATCAGGATGCTGTTGTTTATCTCCAGAGTACTGGTGGCGCAATTCCGAGTAATCCTGTGACGCAACAATCTTCACTTGGATTGCTCCGAAATATGACTATCTATATCAGTTTGATCGGGGCGCTAGCTTCAATAGTCGTTGGGTATCAGTTAATCGCAACAGATCGCAAAAGTGGTGTAGTACCCCTCATAGGGACTCGTATTGGTCAGTCACTCTCTTATCTGCTGGGTAAAGTATCTGCGCTAGCCGTTGTTTTGGGCACGATTATTCTGATATCAGCTCTTATAGCAGTTATTACTCTAGCTCTGTTGCCAGCTATACAAGTCAGTTCTTCTCAGTGGCTTAAGTTGGTTGAGTTCTTTGCTTGCGCATACCTATACCTGCTCTTTTTTGGGTTTGTCAGCATAGCTTCTTCGGCAACTTCTAGGGTTGAGTCGGTAGCCTTACTTATTCCTGTAACTCTTTGGCTCACCTTTACTTTCGTTTTTCCGGAATTGACGTCGAGCATTCATTCAACAGCTGCGATCAATCCAATTTCGTCATTAGTCGCTGTACCAGATAGCGCGTTTTTCCACTTTACGAGCTCGTTGCTGGGGCCAATTTCATTGACTGAAAGCTTTAAAACACTCGGCGCTTATTTTCTAGAGTATCAAGTGTCTGGAGAAGCATTTCCTAGGGGCGCTCTACTTTCGCTAGTTGGTTTAACAATAGCTTCTGGATGCATTGCAGCATTTGGGGTGCTCACCCTTAAGCTTGAAAAAGGAGAGTTCGATGTCTAG
- a CDS encoding phosphatase PAP2 family protein: MKLMKTSISKDAMSQSWLLDTAIVGVLGLLSALMLLTNINQPLFLSLNSLFSILPDGLWVFLTNGGDAAVALSLLIGLSRHKSSKTVVFSSLMTAIALTIVVQGLKFGLGVDRPPQVLEQNAFHLIGGTIHSKSFPSGHTATAFCIAGILSAQYRFRWLKISLVVVAALIGLSRVAVGVHWPADVVVGALIGWLLGYYLFTFIEGSIVERQSYILIGFVFSVVLLTLMFFRHLGSEPVFAELLLHRVALVTIALGTAIQFIYLDLEALPWLNVLVQKLKRE, encoded by the coding sequence ATGAAATTAATGAAAACCTCAATTTCTAAAGATGCCATGAGCCAGTCTTGGTTATTGGATACAGCAATCGTTGGTGTGCTTGGTTTACTGAGCGCACTCATGTTGTTGACGAATATTAACCAGCCTCTTTTTCTGTCGCTGAATAGCCTGTTCTCAATCTTGCCAGACGGATTGTGGGTTTTCCTTACCAATGGGGGAGATGCAGCCGTTGCACTCTCCCTTTTAATTGGATTGTCACGACATAAAAGTAGTAAAACGGTAGTATTTTCGAGTCTGATGACTGCAATCGCCCTGACTATTGTGGTTCAAGGATTAAAGTTTGGCCTAGGAGTAGATCGCCCACCTCAGGTCTTAGAACAAAATGCGTTCCATTTAATTGGTGGGACGATTCATTCAAAATCATTTCCCTCTGGACATACTGCAACCGCTTTCTGTATTGCAGGAATTCTCTCGGCACAATACAGATTCCGCTGGTTAAAGATCTCATTAGTTGTTGTAGCTGCATTGATTGGTCTATCGCGTGTTGCCGTTGGTGTTCATTGGCCAGCAGATGTTGTCGTTGGGGCTTTGATTGGATGGCTGTTGGGGTACTACCTATTTACATTTATTGAGGGCTCAATTGTCGAGAGGCAGAGTTATATCCTAATTGGATTTGTCTTCTCTGTTGTTCTTCTGACATTAATGTTCTTTAGACATTTAGGGAGTGAGCCGGTGTTTGCTGAGTTGCTGCTACATCGAGTTGCCCTAGTAACTATTGCACTTGGAACTGCTATTCAGTTTATTTATTTAGATCTAGAAGCCCTTCCTTGGCTTAATGTACTCGTCCAAAAACTAAAGAGGGAGTGA
- a CDS encoding response regulator transcription factor has protein sequence MKILYAEDDLETAEYVRAGLAQQGYSVDVVHDGKHALGQATMQDYDLYIFDRMMPSLDGLSVVKSLRAAKDLTPAIFLTGMGSVDDRVGGLKSGADDYLVKPFSMAELIARIEVITRRPAMQVEQTELMLGGLQVKLLSHEVFRSGEKIDLQPREYALLRFLMERAERVQTKTMILEAVWNINFDPKTSVVETHISRLRAKLDKPFGTNNIQTVHGSGYLFKP, from the coding sequence ATGAAAATTTTGTACGCAGAAGACGATCTAGAGACAGCTGAATACGTTCGTGCAGGCCTCGCACAACAGGGTTACTCAGTCGATGTCGTGCACGACGGCAAGCACGCACTGGGACAGGCAACCATGCAAGATTATGATCTCTACATCTTCGATAGAATGATGCCTAGTTTAGATGGTCTATCTGTAGTCAAGTCGCTTCGCGCAGCTAAGGACTTAACACCAGCGATCTTCTTGACCGGAATGGGAAGCGTAGATGATCGTGTAGGTGGATTAAAATCTGGGGCTGATGACTATCTAGTAAAACCCTTTTCTATGGCAGAGTTAATTGCACGCATAGAGGTCATTACTCGCAGACCAGCCATGCAAGTTGAACAAACAGAGCTGATGCTTGGTGGTTTACAAGTAAAGCTACTAAGCCACGAAGTTTTCCGTAGCGGCGAAAAAATTGACCTTCAGCCTCGTGAATACGCCCTTTTACGCTTTTTAATGGAGCGTGCAGAGCGTGTGCAGACTAAAACGATGATTTTGGAAGCAGTTTGGAACATCAACTTCGACCCTAAAACCTCAGTCGTCGAGACACATATCAGTCGACTAAGAGCAAAATTAGACAAACCTTTTGGCACTAACAACATCCAAACTGTTCATGGCTCAGGATATCTTTTTAAACCATGA
- a CDS encoding ABC transporter permease produces MSSQTFAITSKDLKEARRDGFFTVLTSFIGLAAIAALVTGAIALTTDVATYNAAKETLLALGKSLDVIASPEFYPLKLLRGAIEQVEIVGAVLGILVGFRTAVAERGRQTLALVLTRPLSKTQFLLGKVLAGTLLIAISLFTVFAVLTGMLAVSSGVPLTGDDLVRIGFVWVLATSYVSAFFLLSMLLTFTLKHPSSALLASFVIWLLVVLIAPQIGDTLDPDNQVAGGVFKQLHIPKVEQERIKQGFATYELVRNGIEAASVTKHFERASFAILGIKDTYTGQALTPILTEKRSDIFWIFGSFFLLSILTISNKLKFEKLSKES; encoded by the coding sequence ATGTCTAGTCAAACTTTTGCAATTACTAGTAAGGACCTCAAAGAGGCTCGTCGTGATGGATTTTTCACTGTATTGACTAGCTTTATCGGGCTTGCAGCAATTGCCGCTCTTGTAACAGGGGCGATTGCTCTGACCACGGACGTGGCAACTTACAACGCTGCTAAAGAGACCCTGCTGGCGTTAGGAAAATCATTAGATGTGATTGCCTCTCCCGAGTTCTATCCACTCAAACTACTTCGAGGTGCGATTGAGCAGGTAGAGATTGTGGGTGCTGTTCTTGGGATTTTGGTTGGTTTTAGAACAGCGGTTGCTGAACGTGGCCGTCAAACTCTTGCGCTGGTTTTAACTCGCCCCCTCTCAAAAACTCAGTTTTTACTTGGCAAAGTTTTAGCCGGTACGTTGTTGATTGCTATCAGTCTATTTACGGTCTTTGCAGTGTTGACGGGTATGTTAGCGGTGAGCTCTGGCGTTCCACTCACTGGTGATGACCTTGTTCGCATTGGATTTGTGTGGGTACTGGCAACTAGCTATGTAAGTGCTTTTTTCCTTCTATCAATGCTTCTGACTTTCACGCTCAAACACCCATCATCGGCGCTGCTAGCGAGCTTTGTAATCTGGTTGTTGGTTGTTCTGATTGCTCCTCAGATTGGAGACACCTTGGATCCGGACAACCAGGTTGCTGGTGGTGTGTTCAAACAGTTGCATATTCCTAAAGTTGAGCAGGAGCGCATCAAGCAAGGGTTCGCGACTTATGAACTAGTTCGAAATGGGATAGAGGCAGCATCAGTAACTAAACATTTTGAGCGAGCTAGCTTTGCCATACTAGGTATTAAAGATACCTACACCGGCCAGGCGCTCACTCCAATCCTTACTGAGAAGCGCAGCGATATCTTTTGGATCTTCGGTAGCTTCTTTCTCCTATCAATCTTAACGATCTCAAACAAACTTAAATTTGAAAAACTATCAAAGGAATCATAA
- a CDS encoding ABC transporter ATP-binding protein, translated as MTKLAIDLKRVNQVFGDYHALNNLTLQISEGEVFGFLGHNGAGKTTTIHLLTTLTKPVSGSGQIFGNDLFLEPEKVRPSIGYVPENVRLYESLTTRENLEFFAGLSGLNDTANRVDEAMEYLSIQDLANKRVGNFSKGMRQRVGLAQAIVHDPKLLFLDEPASGLDPLGMKMLRELIVRLNQEKGMTIFMNTHLISEIAKTCTSIGVLSRGQLVFHGDVAEVNERFGDEVAMEQLYLSVQNEQRVGAAA; from the coding sequence ATGACTAAACTAGCTATAGATTTGAAACGCGTGAACCAAGTGTTTGGGGATTATCATGCGTTGAATAATTTGACCCTTCAGATTTCCGAAGGAGAAGTTTTTGGTTTCCTTGGCCACAACGGAGCAGGAAAAACGACAACCATCCATCTTCTCACCACGCTAACCAAACCGGTGAGTGGAAGTGGGCAAATTTTTGGCAATGACCTTTTTCTCGAGCCCGAAAAAGTGCGTCCATCGATTGGATACGTACCTGAAAATGTCCGGCTTTATGAGTCCCTAACGACACGTGAAAATCTCGAGTTCTTCGCTGGGCTGTCGGGGCTGAATGACACAGCCAATCGAGTCGATGAGGCTATGGAGTACCTGTCAATTCAGGATCTGGCGAATAAGCGCGTGGGTAACTTCTCAAAGGGAATGCGTCAGCGCGTCGGACTTGCTCAAGCAATCGTTCACGACCCTAAATTACTTTTCTTAGATGAACCTGCTTCTGGCTTGGACCCACTCGGTATGAAGATGCTGCGTGAGTTGATTGTCCGTCTTAATCAAGAGAAGGGCATGACGATTTTTATGAACACGCACCTAATTAGTGAAATCGCAAAAACCTGTACCTCTATCGGTGTTTTGAGTCGTGGTCAGTTAGTTTTTCATGGTGATGTTGCAGAAGTGAATGAGCGCTTTGGAGATGAGGTTGCAATGGAGCAGCTCTATTTAAGCGTTCAAAATGAACAAAGAGTAGGTGCTGCGGCATGA